Within Vigna unguiculata cultivar IT97K-499-35 chromosome 2, ASM411807v1, whole genome shotgun sequence, the genomic segment ttgattacaaattatatatataattttttttttatttttcaaaacaagtCAGGGAGCCAAGCCCAAACTATCAACTGGTTAGGGTTTAGATTAGTTATAAAGtgatcatgtttttttttttcatgatttttatcGTAAAGTtcttaaagatttttttataaatcttttagAGATTTACTTTgcatcatattttaattttaataatttattattttaaattttaataaaacgaCTGCTGTTATTAATCTTCATGATACGTAACAAATGTTCCTTGAGTTATCCTTGAGTTATGATTAAGTTCttcataaataaacattaattaaattaatcatactagatatgtttttgtattatttgaataaatgaAAATGTAGTAGTGTGATTCTGTGTTGTGCTATTAGTTCCATGTTTCTTGCATCATGATAAGTAACATGAAACTGCTAAAACACAAACTGTCACCAGTGGCGTAGTGGACGTTGTTATTATACCTATAAGCTCAAAATATTACCTAGGAAAAATCAAACTCACCGCCCACAGAAAACAGATTCATCTCACTCAACTATGGAATTGTGGCAACCTAAATCTTCCGCCACATAACATTCTTCTCCTGTTCCCATCGTTCAAACGTTCAATAAATTGGTAAACTATATTCCTTCATCACTTTTTACTCTCTAAACGTTGTATTTGAAAAAATGGTACGCTAAAAGAACTTTCCCAAATTTTTATGCAATTAATTCGGTTGAATTTAGTCAACaaactataattaaaagtataaatagaaccttttttattacattcttatttttttcatgtgttaATAGTTTATAACTAACTTATTATACCACacgcaaaaattggtgcaattTTGGGTGGCTACAAATTTAACTGTCGTAGGCTCTGGTAGAAACAAGTTCATAAAAGTCATCGAATAGCCACGCAAAATGACATCAAAACCTACATGTTCTTCTTTTCCCTCTTGTACACGCAAAAATTTCGTATTTGAAAAGGCATTCTGATTCTGGATCCCCCTCTGAAGGCAAACTACTGTAGCAAGAAATTTCTACAGCAGAAAAAAATCGATCTTTTTGTAGTAAAAGTTTGAAGAGACGATGAACAATAGAGACACATGGTGGAATGGCCCCACAAAGGTTTAGATCCCAACCACCCACATCTCATTTACAATCAACGGAGAAAGCTAAGAATTGACCATTGAAAAGCATTTGCATCTTCCAAAACCATTTACTTTAGTCCCAAGTTTTATCTTCTCATCGCTTTCACACTCTTCCTACAAATACACTATATATATGTATGCCtcttacaacaacaacaacaaataaatCCATCTTATAATCTTCATTCACATTGTTCTAGATAATCAAAACAATGGCAATGCACAAGAGCAGTTCCGGTTCAGCATTGGGTCCAGGAGGCTTAGACCTAACTCAAGCCTTCTTTAAGTCCGTCATGAACGCTGCACcttcttctcccacaaagcgcCACACCAAAATCTCCATTGTTGGTGCCGGCAACGTCGGAATGGCCATAGCCCAAACCATCCTCACTCAGGATCTCACCGACGAGCTTGTCCTCGTCGATGCCATTCCTGATAAACTCCGCGGCGAGATGCTCGACCTCCAGCACGCCGCCGCCTTCCTCCCCCGCACCAGAATCCAGGCCTCCACCGACTACTCCGTCACTGCGGGCTCCGACCTCTGCATTGTCACCGCCGGTGCCCGCCAAATCCACGGCGAGTCCAGGCTGAACCTCCTACAAAGGAACGTCACCCTCTTTCACAAAATCATACCCCCTTTGGTTCGTTACTCCCCCGACACCATTCTCCTTATCGTTTCCAATCCCGTGGACGTGCTCACTTACGTGGCATGGAAACTCTCCGGTTTCCCTTCAAACCGTGTCATCGGTTCCGGCACTAACCTGGACTCCTCACGCTTCCGTTTCCTCATCGCCGATCATCTTGATGTTAACGCTCAAGACGTCCAGGTTAGTTACCTTTTCAAGCATTTCATTATAAACTAACTGCTTTAATAGTTTGATTATTACGCGAATGTTGTTTTGTTATAGGCTTTTATAGTGGGAGAACACGGTGACAGCTCAGTGGCTTTGTGGTCTAGCATTAGTGTTGGGGGTGTTCCGGTGCTGAGCTTTTTGGAGAAACAGGAAATTACGTACGAGAAGGAAATGTTGGAAAACATACACAAAGAAGTTACAGAGAGTGCTTACGAGGTTATAAGTCTGAAAGGGTACACTTCTTGGGCGATAGGATACTCTGTGGCGAACTTGGCACGAAGCATTCTTAGGGACCAAAGGAGGGTCCACCCTGTGTCGGTTCTTGCAAAGGGTTTTTACGATATCGATGGTGAAGTGTTTCTTAGCTTGCCTGCACAACTTGGGAGAGGAGGGGTATTGGGTGTCACCAATGTGCATTTGACTGAAGAAGAGAAACACAGACTTATGAACTCAGCCACCACAATCCTCCAAGTTCAGAATCAGTTGACTATTTGATCCTTTCTTAGATACTCATGTTGTCCTCTTCCTTTTTCccacatttttgtttcttctaagaagtactttttgttttttttttctttgttgctTGTTGCAATTTATAGAAATGcatattttctatttatctGATAGTGGTAACTATATTTTCGTATTTAAAATCGATAAATAAATTTCACAatataaaaacgttaattttattGGAGTTATATATTTGGTGTTTAAGGATTTTAACTCCTGTTAGGTGTGTTATCAGGGGTTATCATGTCCCGACGAAACTAGCGTTGCCAATGaattaattaggattttttataatttctgaAACAATGAAATTTACATATGGTTTTTAAATTCCGGACTATGattcttttacaaaattttttttaacagaaTTCgacaaagtttattttttaacaaataaaaaatatttttcttttctttttaagttatattaaatttttatttcatattaaacGAATTAAAATACTTACTCCTCTGCATTTTGTCTTGCGTATATGACAGTCCAAATTGCCATCCTTAGTAAAAAGAAGATCAAGCATGTGTAGGAAGAAAAAGATGAGGaaagaagacaaagaaaaaTGGATCATTCACAACTTTATAAAAGTAAGTTGAAAAGTatggaggtgcagaaagaaGTTGCCATTAAGCTATTGTAGacaaaaatgacaaaaagaATAAAGGGCTGGGCCAGTTTAAATCAATTATTGTTTGCATTGTATCGTATTGATCATATGCACATTCCAAGAGTTATTATTGGGCCCAAATAGTTTATATATGAGAAATTAATATACGATGATACTTCCCTACATACGAGGCTAACCTTAATTAAGGTCGTTACTCCCTGCACCTATCAAAATTCTTCTCCacctcataaaaaaaataattccgGAAAATATTTTCCGTAAAATGAAAGAATGTTTGTTTccgaaaaacaaaatattcagaattatttattgtgttccaaaaaaataaatttcagaaattatGGGTGCGATGCAGGAAGTAATTGtccttaattaattataacttacaTCCATAAATCATAAACTGTGATACTTTTGTATTATGAAACAGAAAAcagtatataaataaagtataagGATTAGTAGAAggatattgtaataaaaataaaataaaataaagatagtcCCTCGATGCAGGGACTAACTATTCCTAGGTCATGTTTATCCTTTAATTTGATGTAACCAACACCCACATGCCACTTTCACTCTTCCAAAAAGGTCGTCTATATTAAGTCACAACACATTTCCCATCACAGAATCTAGTATTGGGTGcttaactttgtttttaatatcgactaactttcaaatatttaatactcttattctaatagtaaaatatattttaaataaattaattttaggaGACATAAGAAtacatttttcatttctatatttttatttaaaattatttttaatggtaattaaaataattatctacacgagcttaaataattaaataaaagacgtaagaaattaaaatattaaacattgaAAACATATTTTGTCACTACAAAACTAAATTGGTAGGaaatacaaaacattaaattacttaaatatcAACTCTTGTTTGTAGGTATAACAAAATTGAAACGAAAACTACAAtagatattttcttttattaagatCTCATAGTCTATATGATCatgaaaaacaattgaaattgaGTGAATGAAAAttcttatgattttataatacTTTGCTTCAAGCAGACATCGTGATTATTTAAAACTCTCTCAACCTTTGTACTTTATTAAGGTCTCATGTTTGGTTCAGATTAttcaatgaaaaagaaaaaacttacttcctaaataaaaaatagaaaaatagttttaaaattttatttaaataacattaaaaggAAGCTACagatgttgttttttttttcctcataaaagtttaagaagattaaaattatagttgatttaatgtataaatttttgaaGTGAAAGAAACATACATTGAGCatagaaaaagtaataaaagaaaatggtgaAATAGTTGGAGAGAGTTGAGTGGatcttgattttgttttggtCAAAGTGAAAGATTACAAAAGGTCCCCACCCTAGTTAAGGACTTCCCCACATATATGTTGGGAATCTGAATTGGGGTATTGCCACATGTTTACAGGTATCAATTTGCATATTCTCGCAAAATTTCCCACTTTCCCCTCTTTCCACGCCACATCCATTTCTGTCTTTCCACTGTTCTCAAATTCCAATTAACCCGTAAACAAATCCATTACATTTTCCGACATGATTTccacaattataaaaaattgttagaaaTCTAAGTATGAATCTAAgttttgtattaaataaaaataaaaaagtagaaaacTATACAagaataaataatcataaattcattACTTTAAGATTTTGGTTTGAGAGTAGTCTTAatatcttatgtggttggacttaggtctcattggtgttgtatctttcCAATAAACATTATCTTATAAATACCTTTTGTAAGGTTAAATTAAGTGTATAATATCAGACTATGAATTATAGTTTATCATAgcgaaatttattattatttgttgggTCTATTATTCCATTTGCTATTAATTCACGTTCAgactttttattaatatctaattTGATACTCGAGATGTGTATGTCTCATATATGAGAGAGGTttgaaagtctcacatcgattaaaaataaaaattaaatataatgtatATTTTAGACGTGGATTTCATAaagttaaattagatttaaaattatgttttaacatATAACTAATAGTTaatttctctaattttttataCGTTATTCCTGTATATTGTATGATGCCGACTACTACCATGTTTATCACTTTTCAATAATTCCAAATAAAGtacttatttattatccatttCAACGCCACCTTGTCAAGCTAACCATATCCAGAACCACCGTAAGCACGTCTTCAAACACATCACATTGCAAGTGATGGACACATGCTCATGAACCTGTGAGCCAAACAAACACATTCACCATGCGCATCAACAAATACCATCCCATTATTTATCTCGCCCCAGATATACTAGTATATACTATATACACAATAACAATCaattattactaataattaatataccCAATCGCATAGTCAACACTTTCATTATCCAAAATCATTAACATATATTTCgtcaaatcatttttttaatccatcaaaaagaaaaaagatatgaACGACCAGGTGAGAGATACAGATTCAATGCGCATACATTTCTTCTTCATGTCAGAagtactatttttttctttgggaGCGTGGAAATTTTATGTGGAGATGCATTTTAATTAGGTACATGAACTTAAAATACTAATTCTTTCAATGGTGGTAAAGAACATTTTTTGTGTACAGAGACGAATCCTGTGTGTGGAGGAATCTTCACAAGTTCACATAGCTTAATGTGCCAATCGTCAAAGTAAGAAAACAAGTATATTGACGTACATGTGCTTCTCCCTATAACcgttaggaattcaagtgtgagtttaaatctcacattgactagaaatgagaaagtaaaacactacataagaataaagacccataaatccactactttaaagttttgggttgggagtgatgtcaatgccttatgtggttggactcaagtCTCATTAGTGTTATCTTGTCAATGATATTCCTGTACATAGAATTATGAGAAAACTCATTATTTTGAGCAATTTGAAATTACAAGCTCGAGACTTCGATGaaaataacaaatgaaaaaagaaaatgtagtTTCTCTCTGAATGTGATATAATCTATGATTACGAAAACTTGTACTAATGACACCCTTAAGTCTAATAAAACAATTGCACAATTCcttgccaaaaaaaaaaaacaagacgATAAGGTTAACTTGTTTATTGATTTCTCATGTATGTCACCAACTTATTAAGTTCTCCTCTCTCTTCCATTATGcgttttagtttaattttgatgtttgtttATGATTATATTAGTAATTTGTAGGAGACGAGGGAAACAAGTTGTGTAAATAATTTGATGGTAGCTTCTTATTAAAATGGAATTATTGATCCACGTGTTGCGTTGAGCGGGTAATGGATCTTTTGAAGAACGCGAAAAGCCGATTTGTGAGAGCTTCctaaaagagccaactatgatCTATTCATCGATCAAACtcattatattaatttgttgTACCCAATCAGTGATAGTTTTCAAGAGAAAAGAGGTTTCAAAGTCTCTGTGAAAGGCAACAAATCTTACGTCTCAATGTTGCTTTTTTGCcctatttgtattaattaatgaGATTTACGAACATACATGTTTAGAGTTTGACTTCAGTCATTAGATGTTAAATtaacacaaatataaaaatgaaattaaactcGAGATGGATTATGTCACTGGCCGTCCAATAAAGTACTTTCGTCATTATTCTTGTTTGCCAAAACTCGAATTCATTAAGGGTTTTTAATGtcatttaatttgtttagtttctgtaaaaaatagtaataaattaGTAGCATCGGCATCAACCACATACCTATGGTTACTGAGAATAAATTTGTGGTTATAATAGACCCGCGTGTCCATGTCCCAAATGCTTATCACTATTTTATCGAACAAAACTTAATAGTTTAAAGGaggaagaaggaaaaagaaaaagtctttGCTCAGgtatatttttctgaaaaataaaattataatttaattaagtagaaaaatagttatttacGTAAAAAAATGAGGCAAACTATCGACATTTCTCATCACGAgtgtttataattaaatttttattttagaataaacAAGTGTCAAGGAAGATGCGGTGCAGCGGACTTAGATTCATagcatatttaaaattattataaaacttaaatcattgtctatataaattaaacattaatattCTTActtagtagaaaaaaaatagaatacgCTAAGAGAGTAGTTTTAAAGtccataaaaataatttaaaagttgtgatataatgaatatattttaaagattttagtAATTAGAGATGGAATATTAAGAAAGATGTAGAATAAAAAGTTGaataagagaaaagagaaaagtgaAGTTGAGAGTAAAATAGAAtatgaaaagagaaagaaagagtgtGAAAAATGGATGATGAATAAAAAACGAGATGTTTCGTCACGATCACATCAATCTCCTTCTCACTTGGGTTAACGTTTACTAATATTAGcatattacttttctttttaattctctttttcATCTACAAACACTCAATCATATTATatggattaaaaatattatttatatatatatatatatatatatatatgtatgtatcacttttttatttgtattaatttttttataactgtttttattagattttttttcaaattattttatgatttttttgtatatatgtatattttttaaaatctaataaaaCTTGAAGAGGACCTTGCATTAGAGTGAGTATAAAGGGCTGCATATTGGATCGTGTGGCATAATAGATCATCTACCTCCATTTATAATAGTATGCATTTAGGAATGAAATTAATTTGCATTCAATTATGAAAATGTACTTAATTTTCAGTGAGAGCAATTACTTCTAAACtcaaaattgattaaattatattgaataaaaataaaaaatttgaatagttGGTtacatcaatttaaaaattataacgtCAACTTATCTAAAAActtgattaatttatttaggtaaaatttcaagttaaattGCTTCCATTTTGGTGATCGATACAGATTATAACATATATTACTtcaatttgtatttgttatatTAGATGGACGGAAAACTCCtgcattttaataaattaaaaaaagttcaaaagtaattaaaattttaaaatcattttagaaCACTGacaagtaaaattattattattattattattattattatatatatatatatatatatatattaatatgtcACTTCTTTActagattattttttaatattgattttatgatagttttaattaatttttatactaaGTTTAATAAACATGGAAGAGGTAGGAGTCTCGCTAAACATCACTATCAATTATATTGAATATGTGTACAATTACTTATatagaataaattataatgaCTACATTGgccaaatttataaaaaattataaagagattttttctttctgtccatattttataatatcaattCTATCATTTacgatataattatttattaaattttttaaaattaacggtcatttttatctattttttatataactgttaatttttctattaatttttttaataaatataaatttattttatatattaacttaataatattacactatTATCACTTATTAACATACTATCATTTATACACATACGCTAGTTATAATAAAAGCGttattgattttgaaatatgaaaattaaatctGATTAAGAACGGAGTCAaacttatttttctaattataataaataatttaaataaatttaattgccccaaaaaatcaacataatcaaggagtttttaaaataatatatatatatatatatatatatatatatatatatatatatatatatatatatatatatatatatataaagaaattaaaattatatatacggATTAAAAGACAATGATTCTAAACATaggaactaaaaataatttttttatagctATAGCGAAAAATAAGTAGTTAAACTACGTTGATTATGTAGAACTATAgcgtataataaataaaaagttttgaatatataaattatactacagttttaattttttgataaataaaaaattatgtttgaaaataaaaaatatatattttaatttatattctgatataatgttatttttcatttatctttatattttttttaaatattaaaagagatactacaaatattaaattaaaaatattaaaaataataaattgaaatagatagaagattaaaaaaataaacattaataagtATAATCACGGGCTCGAACAAGTTGAAGTCAACCttgtatttttttctcaaaacaattgatacatattttattttggaatacaaaatttatatttgacaaaagtaattaaaaaataactaaaagttGAAACAACtagttgataatatgataagaTATTCCACCTATACATTACATCTTGCATTTCTCTCCATCATTATCTAAAAGTatgtttacattatttttttattattattttacagtGTTTTTGGTTTTCTCTTTCACGTAATACATGTACAAATTTAATCAAgtattgaaataatatattaatatgtaaGTTAAGTAGTACCGCAATTCATATAGTTACGtgttaaataaatgaaaaagatcgtatcttttaaattgtaaaagatgcataattattgaaataaatcatattaaaaatatagcttaaaataatatatatatatatatatatatatatttatttatttaaaggcatttgaaattaaaataagaacatATAAACAGTGAATAATATTATGagagtagattttttttttggaagatAGAGTAGACTATTTTTTCAACATAGTTGGTCACATGTCATTTGTTTTTAAATGAGATAATAgacaaattatttgaataaacatgcaatatttttttatgttaaaaataatattaatcgtCGAAAGTGTTTTATTTACACTTTAAACCTTATACAACTCTTTAAAACaagttttttcaattaaaaagagGACAAAAGGATGAGGCATGTTTGAGGTACctctattaaaaatatataaaccttTATAAAGTCAaacatagaaataaaattttatgaaagtgaAGACATATCCTCTGTTTCTCATATGCAACATATAAATTCGTATGAAAAACAATAACTATTCatatgcaaaaaaaataaaaataaacatggaAAAACTCAAAGAAAACATTCttctattaaattttgtattataaaataaaaaatttagtaatatgTCAATAAAGTCAAGAAAAATTATTGCATTTCTTGATTTTtcgaaaataatttatatagtatataaataagattaacTGTTTTCACACTGATTAAGAAcaataattatgtttatttaatattctttttttatataatatataatttttataagttaTCCTCGAATTATATCTATCGATAATTAtgttcatatttataaattagagaagattgttttttaaatagtagtatcaaataaagtttaataaacTAAAACTTGTTTATACAATATTTAGTTTtacataagttttttttttcttatatttaattgtaaggaagataagtatttatttttatctgtcTCAATCCTGAAAAACTTGTCCTATGTTAtctattattttagaatttaaatagtatgtttattattttttccatttttctatatatatgtttattattatattatttggcATCCATCCGATGCAAAACACTATAGTAACTCTTTGTTAAGAAAAGTGGAATGaaattgaaaacttttgtgataacattaggaaaagaaaaactaataaagCTTAATAATTGGCGTATCCAATAATCAATAACTAATTTGGTACTAAAGCATGCTTATCTATGGTAGCTATTCTTGATGCTGGTCCCATTTTGTGAGTGAGCATCGTTCTGTGGTTCTCTTAACTGAGGAAATAAAAGAATCAGTTAAAGCTTTAATGAGGCACCATGATGGGTCACAAATTCTTCCACTCACATTCAAACATTCATAATATCTAGAAGaacatgcacaaacaaatgagAGGGTTAAAATGTTGCCTAAGGAATATTCATATAAAGACAAAACAACACCTGCAACAACCTCACACAACTAACTTTTATATCATTTCAATATTGTCACATGTATAAATACCATTACCTCAAAGACATCAAATACATAAACcttctttaatttcaaaaataccatTACATCAAATACATCAAATTAGGCCACTAATTTTCATTTAACTAAAAATcctacaaagaaaaagaaaatcacctAACTCAACCAAGAGTCTTTTTGCTTCAACGACAAGTTATCGCTTAATATAgtaaacaacaacacaaaatgtcatctttatctcatttttattgaatgaaaatacaTCAAAAACCAAACCATGCAACAAATTTAAATCTGCTCAAAACTTATGGATATTTATATACCAAACTCAAATCCATATAGTCAAATTATAGCTCAAGCAACTATATATGCAATCATtcatttgtatttataatttcaacTAGAATACTCATTTTAACATACATACCAAATCGAAATTTAACTACTTTAAATACATTATTTCATTACAAACAATTCAAAAGTCAAAAGTAAATGATACAATTATACAATTTCTAACtacatcttaattttaaattattttcttagtctttgaatcaattgaaaaatccaaatataactcaatatacaaaataaatgagttaaatcaaatttattaactCTCCTTACCTCCTATGAGATCATGTACTtctaaaagaaagataaaaaggtCAAATAAAATTGGgaaagtttctttttcttttcaaagattCTAATTTACATTGACAAATTATTACCATTAACCACATGCTTGCAGAAAACCATACATTCATTCGATTCATGCATGTTAtctctcaaaataataaatttagttttttcatcACAACAATTACTCCAAAATTCCAAAATATCAATATCAGCGTTCATATCTAGATGTATCACAAGTCCTGGTCCCATTTCCATTTCTGATCCTTCAAATTTTAGTAGTTACTCTTCGAACCCATCATCATCCCCATTAtttaataagataatatatttcGGAACCTCCAACATTTTTTAACACTGAAAAAAAGTTCTCTATATTAAACTATTATCATATAATTCTTGGAGTACTTGCACACCATTAATCATTTTCCCAAgttcatcatcattatcataaTTTTCATGAAAACAAAATCACTTTGTATCATGGTTAAGAAAAGCTCGCATTAACCGTTTACACATTTGTCATATTTCATTAAGAACTGGCAAAACTTCATGCGGGTTATtcatgtatttataaaaatgatagtATTTTAATTGGTTAACTATAAGCTAGTTTAGTTTATGTGTGAAGTGCTAACATGCGTAATCTACAGAATCTTGTATTGTAATGGTATGTTTGGGCGAATTTGCATGGACCAATTATAATTCTTGTCCTTATATAACTATTGCAGAATTACATAACTTATTAATCTTTAATTACGATAGTAAGAGCTTTTTAAGTTTTCCTCAACTTATAGTAAAATTCAAAGTTTACAAAATCACTAAAATTcaccattttaaaatttgagccatcaataattaaataataacaatattacgaagcaataaatataatttttctattattcagaaaaaaacaaaatattgcaTTCAAATAGATTCATAtagaataaaactaaaatactaaattttataattttactctcAAACATCAAAGAGAATTTGGCAACTTGTAAGAAGTTATATgttgtattgtttttattttgtccgaTGTCATGATTGAtatgacataataaaatttgtgcACATACATAGTTTAAATGAAGGGGTGGCATgagaatttgattttataataaagaTTTAGAAACCCTGGTCGTGTGTGGCCCTGACGAAGGTGTATATAAAGGTCCAAAACTCGTGCATTAAAAGCCAACTTCCTCTTTTGTATTACTTGGAGCCTTTCACTTCCAACAATGTCTACCCTCCCTACCACTCAAGGCAAAACAATCCCAGATGCCTCCGACTACAAGGGCCACCCCGCAGAGAGGTCCAAAACCGGTGGCTGGACTGCATCCGCCATGATATTAGGTCTCAAAAACCTATCTTTTTTATGAACAACACTTCAAAATCAAAACCatgtttttaacatgttttttatatatgtatgtatgcatatCAGGAGGAGAAGTGATGGAGAGGTTGACAACACTGGGCATCGCCGTGAACTTGGTAACATATTTGACTGGGACCATGCATTTGGGTAATGCTGCCTCTGCCAACGTTGTAACCAACTTCTTGGGAACCTCCTTCATGCTCTGTCTGCTTGGAGGCTTCCTCGCCGATACTTTCCTCGGAAGGTCCGAACCCACTTTATCCCAACACTTCCAACattatctctttttct encodes:
- the LOC114174313 gene encoding L-lactate dehydrogenase B-like — translated: MAMHKSSSGSALGPGGLDLTQAFFKSVMNAAPSSPTKRHTKISIVGAGNVGMAIAQTILTQDLTDELVLVDAIPDKLRGEMLDLQHAAAFLPRTRIQASTDYSVTAGSDLCIVTAGARQIHGESRLNLLQRNVTLFHKIIPPLVRYSPDTILLIVSNPVDVLTYVAWKLSGFPSNRVIGSGTNLDSSRFRFLIADHLDVNAQDVQAFIVGEHGDSSVALWSSISVGGVPVLSFLEKQEITYEKEMLENIHKEVTESAYEVISLKGYTSWAIGYSVANLARSILRDQRRVHPVSVLAKGFYDIDGEVFLSLPAQLGRGGVLGVTNVHLTEEEKHRLMNSATTILQVQNQLTI